From a region of the Triticum aestivum cultivar Chinese Spring chromosome 7D, IWGSC CS RefSeq v2.1, whole genome shotgun sequence genome:
- the LOC123166751 gene encoding sulfofructose kinase: MMLTLLHIPPLPINPPSSPPPRRRRCPPPMAAFASAPQQSKPLVLGCGAVSVDYLATVASFPNPDDKIRSLALKVEGGGNAGNALTGAARLGLSPRIISKASNDALGKSILKELQDDGVDTSYMTVADGGNSPFTYIIVDNQTKTRTCIHTPGYPPMKPEELTKENLFAALHGVEMVYFDVRLHETALLVAEEASQRKIPILVDAEKKREGLDDLLNFASYVVCSAKFPQAWTGASSTPVALVHMLLRLPNLKFVIVTRGEKGCLMLERSMTDASETEETDVEDLLESLEQKVDLSSSMAKCVASKSNLRISADGVGSMSGRLIMGTAEDIPSEELIDTTGAGDAFIGAVLYGLCTGMPVEKMLPFAAQVAACSCRALGARTGLPHLTDPRLSL; the protein is encoded by the exons atgatgcTGACGCTGCTGCACATCCCTCCACTTCCGATCaatcctccttcctctcctcctccccgccggcgccgcTGCCCACCTCCCATGGCCGCCTTCGCCTCCGCCCCCCAGCAATCCAAGCCCCTCGTGCTCGGCTGCGGCGCCGTCTCCGTGGACTACCTCGCCACCGTCGCCTCTTTCCCCAACCCCGACGACAAGATCCGCAGCCTCGCGCTCAAGGTCGAGGGAGGTGGCAACGCCGGCAACGCCCTCACCGGAGCCGCTCGCCTGGGCCTCAGCCCAAGGATTATATCCAAG GCGTCCAATGATGCACTGGGAAAAAGCATTCTCAAGGAGCTGCAAGATGACGGAGTAGACACTTCCTATATGACG GTAGCAGATGGGGGGAATTCACCCTTCACCTATATAATCGTCGATAACCAGAC GAAAACTCGCACTTGCATACACACTCCTGGTTATCCCCCAATGAAGCCAGAGGAGCTCACAAAGGAAAACTTGTTTGCTGCTTTACATGGCGTAGAAATGGTGTATTTTGATGTTAGACTGCACGAGACTGCTTTGCTTGTTGCAGAAGAG GCAAGCCAAAGAAAAATTCCTATTTTGGTCGACGCAGAGAAAAAGAGGGAAGGATTGGATGACCTCCTGAATTTTGCATCATATGTTGTATGCTCTGCAAAATTTCCTCAG GCCTGGACAGGAGCCTCATCGACACCAGTTGCTTTGGTACACATGCTTCTAAGGTTACCTAATCTCAAGTTCGTTATTGTAACCCGGGGAGAAAAAGGTTGCTTAATGCTTGAAAGAAGTATGACAG ATGCTTCTGAGACTGAGGAAACTGATGTAGAGGATCTGCTAGAATCTTTAGAGCAGAAAGTCGATTTGAGTTCTAGCATGGCAAAATGCGTTGCTTcaaag TCAAATTTGAGAATAAGTGCAGATGGGGTTGGCTCGATGAGTGGCAGGTTAATTATGGGTACAGCTGAAGATATACCATCTGAAGAGCTCATAGATACAACTGGTGCAGGTGATGCATTCATTGGAGCGGTTCTATATG GTTTATGCACCGGCATGCCAGTTGAGAAGATGCTGCCTTTCGCAGCACAAGTG GCTGCTTGCAGCTGCAGAGCTTTGGGGGCCAGGACTGGTCTTCCTCATCTAACTGACCCGCGCCTGTCTCTCTAG